In a genomic window of Salegentibacter salegens:
- a CDS encoding PQQ-dependent sugar dehydrogenase, with amino-acid sequence MKRILLLLGLIFTFSACGDNQKSEEKAEVEEPTETNNQDSNNPVPKEMPEAVSPEKEYEHEVVAENMSIPWGFDFLPDGSILATEKGGDIYHFKDGKRVAINGSPEIYNQGQGGLLDIALHPDFENNNWVYITYSSDEGEGEGEGGNTALMRAKLENNELTNREDLYKAEPNSTRGQHFGSRIVFDGEGHLFFSIGDRGNRDVNPQDITRDGGKIYRLNLDGSIPSDNPFVGEENAKEAIYSYGHRNPQGMIFNEETGEVWVNEHGPKGGDEINVVIAGKNYGWPVVTYGENYDGTTITEDRTGPEFQNPLTYWLPSIAPSGFEKVTSDKYPELKGNLLVGALKFQYLEHLAIENGEVTKREKLLEGLGRLRDVQQGPDGFIYAAVEGTGIVKLLPHGEAE; translated from the coding sequence ATGAAGCGAATTTTATTATTACTAGGCTTAATTTTTACTTTTTCGGCCTGCGGCGATAACCAAAAATCTGAAGAAAAAGCGGAAGTTGAAGAACCAACAGAAACAAATAACCAGGATTCTAATAATCCAGTTCCTAAAGAAATGCCTGAAGCTGTTTCTCCCGAAAAAGAGTATGAACACGAAGTCGTTGCAGAGAACATGTCAATTCCATGGGGCTTTGACTTCCTTCCTGATGGCAGCATTCTCGCAACCGAAAAAGGTGGAGACATTTATCATTTTAAAGATGGAAAAAGAGTAGCCATCAACGGTAGTCCCGAGATTTACAACCAGGGACAGGGCGGATTACTGGATATCGCCCTTCATCCCGATTTTGAGAACAACAATTGGGTTTATATCACCTATTCATCAGATGAAGGTGAAGGCGAAGGCGAAGGTGGAAATACTGCCTTAATGCGTGCTAAACTTGAAAATAATGAATTAACCAATCGTGAAGATCTTTACAAAGCCGAACCAAATTCAACCAGAGGCCAGCATTTTGGTTCAAGGATTGTGTTTGATGGTGAAGGTCACCTGTTTTTCAGCATTGGAGATCGAGGAAATCGAGATGTTAATCCGCAGGATATTACCAGAGACGGTGGTAAGATCTACCGTCTTAACTTAGACGGGAGTATTCCTTCAGACAATCCTTTTGTAGGTGAAGAAAACGCCAAAGAAGCTATTTATTCTTACGGACATAGAAATCCGCAGGGAATGATTTTCAACGAAGAAACCGGGGAAGTCTGGGTTAATGAACACGGCCCAAAAGGTGGTGATGAGATAAACGTAGTTATAGCCGGAAAAAATTATGGATGGCCTGTAGTAACCTATGGCGAGAATTATGACGGTACCACGATTACTGAAGATAGAACAGGACCTGAATTTCAAAACCCACTTACCTACTGGCTACCATCAATTGCTCCTAGCGGATTTGAAAAAGTAACTTCAGATAAATATCCTGAACTAAAAGGAAACTTATTAGTTGGCGCACTTAAATTTCAATATTTAGAACATTTAGCAATAGAAAATGGCGAAGTAACCAAACGGGAAAAGTTATTAGAAGGTCTTGGAAGATTAAGAGATGTTCAACAAGGTCCTGATGGTTTTATTTACGCTGCTGTAGAAGGTACAGGAATAGTAAAATTGCTACCACATGGAGAAGCCGAATAA
- the udk gene encoding uridine kinase, giving the protein MLIIGITGGTGSGKTTVVRQIIDELKNEEVDVISQDSYYKDLSHLAKEERVKTNFDHPKSIDFDLLVEHLKELKAGNTIQQPVYSFTEHNRTKQTLETQPRKVVIVEGILIFAHPDIREMFDIKIYVHADSDERLIRRLKRDISERGRDLDEVLWRYQTTLKPMHQQFIEPTKEFADLIIPTNRYNTVAVDIVQTIIKDRLT; this is encoded by the coding sequence ATGCTCATTATAGGAATTACAGGTGGAACCGGTAGTGGAAAAACTACGGTAGTAAGGCAAATTATAGACGAATTAAAAAATGAAGAGGTAGATGTTATTTCCCAGGATTCCTACTATAAAGACCTAAGTCATTTAGCTAAAGAAGAGCGGGTTAAAACCAATTTTGACCATCCAAAATCTATAGATTTCGATCTTTTAGTAGAACATTTAAAAGAACTTAAAGCAGGCAATACCATTCAGCAGCCTGTTTATTCCTTCACCGAACATAATCGTACTAAACAAACCCTTGAAACCCAGCCTAGAAAGGTGGTGATTGTAGAAGGTATTCTAATCTTCGCCCATCCAGATATTAGGGAGATGTTCGACATTAAAATTTACGTTCATGCCGATAGTGATGAGCGTTTAATTCGCCGACTTAAAAGGGATATTTCTGAACGTGGCCGCGATTTAGACGAAGTTTTATGGCGCTACCAAACTACGCTGAAGCCAATGCATCAGCAATTTATAGAACCTACCAAAGAATTTGCCGATCTAATTATTCCCACCAACCGTTACAACACCGTAGCTGTTGATATTGTGCAAACCATTATCAAAGACCGCTTGACCTAA
- a CDS encoding methylmalonyl-CoA mutase subunit beta, whose translation MKESLFQEFEEVSAKQWKQKIQFDLKGADYNEKLVYKSLDGINIKPFYSAEDVEESIKTPSPKNWNICERLYVASAEKTNRRAQEVLNKGTESLWFIIPNEEVSIEKLLKSIELEKTIIYFSFNFFSEDYFKRFREFFNEKKHQIFLQFDIVGNLARSGNWFQNLEKDHQILDGIFDNSEAFKSVISIDTTLYQNAGANIPQQLAYALSHVNEYLNHFQENSNFKEFQPQFLIASGPNYFFEIAKIKALRWLYATLASEYSVPETCHILAQPTKRNKTLYDFNVNLLRTTTESMSAVLGGANTVYNMPYDAIYHKNNEFGDRIARNQLLVMKHEAYLDKVANAAEGAYYIESLTKQFADMALDIFKEIEKGGGFLKQLKEGVIQRKIKESAKKEQEQFDSGELVLIGTNKFENPQDKMKDELELYPFLKQNPRKTLIEPILERRLSEQVEQERLKQEKAD comes from the coding sequence ATGAAAGAATCATTATTTCAGGAATTTGAAGAAGTTTCTGCAAAGCAATGGAAACAAAAAATACAATTTGATCTTAAGGGAGCCGATTATAACGAGAAACTCGTCTATAAATCCCTGGACGGAATCAATATAAAACCTTTTTATAGTGCTGAAGATGTTGAAGAAAGTATAAAAACACCTTCTCCAAAAAACTGGAACATTTGCGAGCGGTTATACGTTGCTTCTGCGGAAAAAACTAATCGGCGAGCCCAGGAAGTCCTTAATAAAGGAACCGAAAGCCTTTGGTTTATCATCCCAAATGAAGAAGTTTCTATTGAAAAATTACTGAAAAGTATAGAACTGGAAAAAACTATAATTTACTTTAGTTTCAACTTTTTTTCTGAAGATTATTTCAAACGTTTTCGAGAGTTTTTTAATGAAAAAAAACATCAGATTTTCCTTCAATTTGATATTGTAGGAAACCTTGCCCGTTCCGGAAATTGGTTTCAAAACCTTGAAAAAGACCACCAAATTCTGGATGGTATCTTTGATAATTCTGAAGCATTTAAGTCGGTAATCAGCATAGATACCACTTTATATCAAAATGCAGGGGCTAATATTCCGCAGCAATTGGCTTATGCCCTTTCCCACGTTAACGAATACCTGAACCATTTTCAGGAAAACTCAAATTTCAAGGAATTTCAACCTCAATTTTTAATCGCTTCCGGGCCAAACTATTTCTTCGAAATTGCTAAAATTAAAGCGCTGAGATGGCTATACGCTACTTTGGCTTCAGAATATAGCGTTCCGGAGACCTGCCATATCCTGGCTCAGCCCACTAAAAGAAATAAGACACTATACGATTTTAATGTAAATCTGCTAAGAACTACTACTGAAAGTATGAGCGCGGTTTTAGGCGGTGCCAATACGGTTTATAATATGCCTTACGATGCGATTTATCATAAAAACAATGAATTTGGCGACAGGATCGCCAGAAACCAATTGTTAGTGATGAAACACGAGGCTTATCTTGACAAGGTTGCTAATGCAGCCGAAGGTGCTTACTATATTGAAAGCCTTACCAAACAATTTGCGGATATGGCTTTAGATATTTTTAAAGAAATTGAAAAAGGCGGCGGATTTTTAAAACAACTCAAAGAAGGGGTTATTCAGCGCAAAATTAAGGAAAGCGCTAAAAAAGAACAGGAGCAATTTGATAGTGGAGAATTGGTATTAATTGGCACCAATAAATTCGAAAATCCGCAGGATAAAATGAAAGATGAACTGGAATTGTATCCCTTTTTAAAGCAAAATCCGCGTAAAACTTTAATTGAACCTATCCTGGAAAGACGTTTAAGCGAACAAGTAGAACAAGAACGCCTAAAGCAGGAAAAAGCCGATTAA
- a CDS encoding FtsB family cell division protein: MKLKELRNKKWFRIISNKYVLLILIFGGWMFFLDSNSWLVHNELNQEVEELEENRQYYENEISKDKTTIEQLQDSVEMEKFARQQYYMKRPNEEIFIIEYDTIQD; this comes from the coding sequence GTGAAATTAAAAGAATTAAGAAACAAAAAATGGTTTAGAATTATCAGCAACAAATACGTGCTGCTAATACTTATTTTTGGAGGTTGGATGTTTTTTTTAGATAGTAATTCCTGGTTAGTCCATAATGAACTCAATCAGGAAGTAGAGGAACTTGAAGAAAACAGGCAGTATTACGAAAATGAAATTTCTAAAGATAAAACAACCATCGAGCAGCTTCAGGATTCAGTAGAAATGGAAAAATTTGCCCGTCAGCAGTATTATATGAAACGTCCCAATGAAGAAATATTCATCATTGAATACGACACAATTCAGGATTAA